In a genomic window of Sutcliffiella sp. FSL R7-0096:
- a CDS encoding methionine ABC transporter ATP-binding protein produces the protein MISLQGVKKVFKTKNGPVTAVDNIDLSINHGEIFGVIGYSGAGKSTLIRMLNGLETPTDGVVDVAGRNLAKVKGRELRQARQEISMIFQHFNLLWSRTVKENIAFPLEIAGVSRTERNKRVDELIKLVGLEGRGDSYPSQLSGGQKQRVGIARALANNPKVLLCDEATSALDPQTTDSILDLLVDINKRLSLTIVLITHEMHVIRKICHRVAVMENGKVVEQGDVLNVFRKPEQPITKRFVKQVTEPEDTQETVEHLLAEYPQGKVIQLTFVGTSAEQPLITNLIRRFPIDVNILQGKISQTQNGAYGTLFVHLDGEEAQVQEALAFIREQQVELEVMTHGTR, from the coding sequence ATGATTTCACTTCAAGGTGTTAAAAAAGTTTTTAAAACGAAAAATGGACCGGTTACAGCTGTTGATAATATAGATTTATCCATCAACCATGGCGAAATATTTGGTGTGATTGGATACAGTGGAGCAGGGAAAAGTACCCTGATCCGCATGCTAAACGGACTGGAAACTCCTACAGATGGGGTGGTGGATGTAGCAGGAAGAAACCTTGCGAAGGTAAAGGGCAGGGAACTGAGACAAGCACGCCAGGAAATCAGTATGATTTTCCAACATTTCAATCTTTTATGGTCAAGGACGGTAAAGGAAAACATCGCGTTTCCGCTTGAGATTGCTGGAGTCAGTAGGACAGAACGCAATAAGCGAGTAGATGAACTTATCAAACTTGTAGGGTTAGAAGGAAGGGGAGACTCTTATCCATCTCAACTAAGTGGGGGACAAAAGCAAAGAGTCGGGATTGCAAGGGCGCTTGCAAATAACCCAAAAGTACTTTTATGTGATGAAGCGACTTCTGCTTTGGATCCACAAACCACGGATTCCATCTTAGACCTCTTGGTCGATATCAATAAGCGATTATCTCTGACGATCGTACTGATCACACATGAAATGCATGTCATCCGTAAAATCTGTCATCGCGTAGCTGTCATGGAGAATGGGAAAGTCGTGGAACAAGGTGATGTTCTAAATGTATTCCGCAAGCCCGAGCAGCCTATCACGAAACGCTTCGTCAAGCAGGTGACAGAACCGGAAGATACACAAGAGACAGTGGAACATCTTTTGGCAGAATATCCGCAAGGTAAAGTGATACAGTTAACATTTGTAGGTACTTCGGCGGAACAGCCTTTGATAACGAACTTGATTCGCAGGTTTCCGATTGATGTGAACATTCTTCAAGGTAAAATATCACAGACTCAAAACGGAGCATACGGCACTCTTTTTGTACATCTTGATGGAGAAGAAGCCCAAGTACAAGAGGCATTGGCATTTATCCGTGAGCAGCAAGTGGAGTTGGAGGTGATGACACATGGAACGCGTTAA
- a CDS encoding diacylglycerol kinase family protein, with amino-acid sequence MYYFIVNKTAGNGKGLRVWEATEKLLKVKKVVYKVSFTEYKGHAGKLMEQIDDVITAVIVVGGDGTIHEVVNRLVAKEVALGIVPAGSGNDLARSLGVPFVAKGALDRILAGEVFSIDIPKVGEEYFISIAGLGFDGQVAEVTNKSKSKRFLNKIGLGGLSYIINIFKVLFTYKSSKVSIIVDGKISEYDDVWLVAIANLPYYGGGIKICPEAKADDGLLDVCVVSGIGRWELLFVFPLAFKGKHVNHRHVTMLRGSSIQVKPEEPLIMQCDGEIIRSGGRDFRIKKNGLRVL; translated from the coding sequence GTGTATTATTTTATTGTAAATAAGACGGCTGGTAACGGAAAAGGACTGCGTGTTTGGGAAGCTACGGAAAAGTTGTTAAAGGTTAAAAAAGTAGTGTATAAGGTTTCCTTTACTGAATATAAAGGTCATGCCGGTAAATTAATGGAACAGATAGATGACGTGATAACTGCGGTAATAGTGGTTGGGGGAGATGGAACGATCCATGAAGTAGTGAATCGATTGGTTGCAAAAGAGGTGGCTCTCGGGATTGTTCCTGCTGGATCTGGTAATGACCTGGCAAGAAGCCTGGGGGTCCCTTTTGTTGCTAAAGGGGCGTTGGATCGAATTTTAGCTGGAGAAGTTTTTAGCATCGATATCCCTAAGGTAGGGGAGGAGTATTTTATTTCCATTGCAGGTTTAGGCTTTGACGGGCAGGTTGCGGAAGTTACGAATAAGTCGAAATCGAAGCGTTTTTTGAATAAAATAGGACTTGGTGGTTTGTCCTATATAATAAATATCTTTAAAGTTCTGTTTACATATAAATCTTCTAAGGTCTCCATAATAGTGGATGGCAAAATTAGCGAATACGATGATGTCTGGCTCGTGGCAATTGCTAATCTGCCCTACTATGGCGGGGGGATCAAGATATGTCCGGAAGCCAAAGCGGATGATGGGTTATTGGATGTGTGTGTGGTATCCGGAATTGGGAGATGGGAGCTGCTTTTCGTTTTCCCACTAGCCTTTAAGGGGAAGCACGTAAATCATCGGCATGTGACGATGCTTAGGGGATCATCCATTCAAGTGAAACCAGAGGAACCTTTAATCATGCAGTGTGATGGGGAAATAATACGAAGTGGGGGAAGGGATTTCAGAATAAAAAAGAACGGACTGAGAGTTTTATAA